A genomic segment from Lagenorhynchus albirostris chromosome X, mLagAlb1.1, whole genome shotgun sequence encodes:
- the LOC132513696 gene encoding cofilin-1-like, with protein sequence MFNDMKMCKLSTPEEVKKDKKVVLFCLSEDKKNIILEEGKEILVGDVGQTVDDPYATFVKMLLDKACHYVLYEAIYETKESKKEDLVFIFWTPECAPLKSKMMYGSSKDAIKKKMTEIKMNYKETCKEVKDPCTLAEKQGSSAVLSLEGKPL encoded by the coding sequence ATGTTCAATGACATGAAGATGTGTAAGTTGTCAACACCAGAGGAGGTGAAGAAGGACAAGAAGGTGGTGCTCTTCTGCCTGAGCGAGGACAAGAAGAACATCATCCTGGAGGAGGGCAAGGAGATCCTGGTAGGTGATGTGGGCCAGACTGTAGACGACCCCTATGCCACCTTTGTTAAGATGCTGCTGGACAAAGCCTGCCACTACGTCCTCTATGAGGCAATCTATGAGACCAAGGAGAGCAAGAAGGAGGACCTGGTATTCATCTTCTGGACCCCTGAATGTGCACCCCTTAAGAGCAAAATGATGTATGGCAGCTCCAAGGACGCCATTAAGAAGAAGATGACGGAGATCAAGATGAATTACAAGGAAACTTGTAAGGAGGTCAAGGACCCCTGCACCCTGGCAGAGAAGCAGGGGAGCAGCGCTGTCCTCTCCCTGGAGGGCAAGCCTTTGTGA